From the genome of Apodemus sylvaticus chromosome 3, mApoSyl1.1, whole genome shotgun sequence, one region includes:
- the Zmym1 gene encoding zinc finger MYM-type protein 1 isoform X5 → MMHSASKENLCPKKYPVISNIMSLVNSGGDLVMSTDLQGALSSVPTNVIVNNSASESSSGVGNTDQPGLLPPCSELCEDTAAPSEEVQNNSETNQDPRHSMKSMKENDRPYISKSTSTEQKIKKEWRPTEESWSPGLQHLHPSTVNDVAFCYSCYLFFQKKFSCRREAFATQGTADWEKMLENFRKHEESDVHLKSLQFWRHYQFLDAVPHDSSSVYSKQIEGNKKYLKLIIENILFLGKQCLLLKENDQSISSINKGNFLELLEIRARDKGEVFRLMSSHIDFYSSTHVQEEIIEMIKGEMLQDIVSEINASSAFSIICEEIAGSAAERQLSVCVRYPQKTPSAVFVKERFLGFVTAEEVTGVHVHRRIKAYLQQVGVDFNKICGQAYDSATNFRVKLNEVVTEFKKEEPRVLYVHCHAHFFELAVISFCKGVKELRSALNTLSSLFNTVRMSGEMLASLQTMCKLNLNKTCKKHKSQSCWPAHDHLLLAVTDCLPEIIEMLESVSRRSSGTAVAAELDDLLVMVTKFEFIFCLKFLYRVLSITGILSREFQSETVDIFSLFSKIEAILECLSSERNDIYFKTIWDGAEEICKKITSKGFDVEKPSFQKRKIQRTVDPGNSEHMFFPTSADEQYKINIYYLGLDTVLKNLKLYFSEFDYCKMKQISELLLKWNEPLNEATAKHIQEFYKLDADITPELRFYRQYASLNFVTESGSVSFSDLGCLFIQHGLHNSIPCITKLLHIALSWPITSANNEKSFSTLPHLKTYLLRTMGQEKLSSLALIAVEQDLVNKLMEPERLGGIVEKFISQMKDT, encoded by the exons ATGATGCAcagtgcctcaaaagagaatctctGTCCAAAGAAATATCCAGTTATAAGCAATATAATGTCATTGGTAAACAGTGGTGGTGACCTGGTCATGAGCACTGATCTACAAG GTGCACTTTCTTCTGTACCTACAAATGTCATTGTGAAC AACTCAGCCAGTGAGTCCAGCAGTGGTGTTGGTAATACGGACCAGCCAGGCCTCCTCCCACCTTGCTCAGAGCTCTGTGAGGACACAGCTGCTCCCAGTGAGGAAGTACAGAACAACAGTGAGACAAACCAGGATCCTAGACACAGCATGAAATCCATGAAAGAAAATGATAGACCATATATCTCAAAGTCTACATCCAcagaacaaaaaattaaaaaagagtggCGGCCTACTGAAGAGTCTTGGAGCCCAGGTCTCCAGCATCTGCATCCCAGCACTGTGAACGATGTCGCTTTCTGCTATTCTTGCTACTTGTTCTTCCAGAAAAAATTTAGCTGTCGGAGAGAAGCATTTGCAACCCAAGGAACTGCTGACTGGGAGAAAATGCTGGAAAATTTCAGAAAGCATGAAGAAAGTGACGTGCACTTAAAGTCACTGCAATTTTGGAGGCATTACCAGTTTCTTGATGCTGTTCCACATGACAGTTCATCTGTTTACTCAAAACAGattgaaggaaataaaaagtaCCTAAAGCTCATCATTGAGAACATTTTATTTCTTGGAAAACAATGCTTGCTCTTAAAAGAAAATGACCAGTCTATTTCATCCATTAATAAAGGCAATTTTTTGGAATTACTAGAAATTAGAGCAAGAGATAAAGGAGAAGTGTTTCGGCTTATGAGTTCACACATTGACTTCTATAGTAGTACACATGTTCAGGAGGAGATTATCGAAATGATAAAGGGTGAAATGTTGCAAGACATCGTGAGTGAGATCAACGCCTCCTCAGCCTTTTCAATAATCTGTGAGGAGATAGCTGGTAGTGCTGCTGAGAGACAGCTTTCAGTGTGTGTGAGGTACCCACAAAAAACACCAAGTGCTGTCTTTGTTAAAGAAAGGTTCCTGGGGTTTGTTACTGCCGAGGAGGTGACTGGGGTCCACGTACACAGGCGTATCAAAGCTTACCTGCAGCAGGTTGGAgttgattttaataaaatatgtggCCAAGCCTATGATAGTGCCACAAATTTTAGGGTAAAATTGAATGAAGTTGTAACAGAATTCAAGAAggaagagccaagagttctatatgTGCACTGTCATGCACATTTTTTTGAGTTAGCGGTGATTAGCTTTTGTAAGGGGGTGAAGGAGCTCCGCAGTGCACTAAACACTCTCAGCTCTTTGTTCAACACTGTCCGTATGTCTGGAGAAATGCTGGCGAGTTTGCAAACCATGTGTAAGCTAAATCTGAATAAAACTTGTAAGAAACACAAGTCACAGTCGTGTTGGCCAGCCCATGACCATTTGTTACTGGCTGTGACGGATTGCCTTCCAGAGATCATTGAAATGCTGGAGTCTGTGTCGCGCCGTTCCTCAGGCACAGCTGTGGCTGCTGAACTGGATGATTTGTTGGTAATGGTTACCAAGTTTGagtttatattttgtttgaaaTTTCTTTATAGAGTACTCAGTATCACAGGGATTCTTTCTAGAGAGTTTCAAAGTGAAACTGTCgacatcttttctttgttttcaaaaataGAAGCAATTTTGGAATGTTTATCTTCTGAAAGGaatgacatatattttaaaactatctgGGATGGAGCAGAGGAAATATGTAAAAAGATAACCAGCAAGGGTTTTGATGTTGAGAAACCctcttttcaaaaaagaaaaattcaaagaacAGTAGATCCTGGCAACTCAGAACATATGTTTTTTCCTACTTCAGCAGATgaacaatataaaattaatatttattacctAGGTCTGGATACtgtattaaaaaatttaaagttgtatTTTTCAGAGTTTGACTAttgcaaaatgaaacaaatttcaGAGCTGTTACTTAAGTGGAATGAACCACTAAATGAAGCGACAGCCAAGCACATCCAGGAGTTCTACAAGCTTGATGCGGACATCACGCCTGAGCTCAGGTTTTACCGGCAGTATGCAAGCCTCAACTTCGTCACAGAGAGTGGTTCCGTCAGCTTCAGTGACCTGGGCTGTTTGTTTATTCAGCACGGTCTCCACAATAGTATTCCTTGTATCACGAAactgctgcatattgctttatcTTGGCCAATTACTTCAGCAAATAATGAGAAGTCATTTTCCACGCTGCCTCATCTTAAAACATACTTACTTCGTACCATGGGACAAGAGAAACTTAGTAGCCTGGCTCTGATAGCTGTTGAGCAGGATCTGGTAAATAAATTGATGGAACCTGAAAGACTGGGGGGAATTGTTGAAAAGTTCATTAGTCAAATGAAAGATACATAA
- the Zmym1 gene encoding zinc finger MYM-type protein 1 isoform X3 — MKSIRLEDSSCNKIFCSQSCLTSYEEKRKPCVTVYTDSSLPKCSMCQKTSTKPPRILRSFPCKSLKLSDEMIVITNDLGNIEVFCSVCFSSYNSAVMESSSVNVSMMHSASKENLCPKKYPVISNIMSLVNSGGDLVMSTDLQGALSSVPTNVIVNNSASESSSGVGNTDQPGLLPPCSELCEDTAAPSEEVQNNSETNQDPRHSMKSMKENDRPYISKSTSTEQKIKKEWRPTEESWSPGLQHLHPSTVNDVAFCYSCYLFFQKKFSCRREAFATQGTADWEKMLENFRKHEESDVHLKSLQFWRHYQFLDAVPHDSSSVYSKQIEGNKKYLKLIIENILFLGKQCLLLKENDQSISSINKGNFLELLEIRARDKGEVFRLMSSHIDFYSSTHVQEEIIEMIKGEMLQDIVSEINASSAFSIICEEIAGSAAERQLSVCVRYPQKTPSAVFVKERFLGFVTAEEVTGVHVHRRIKAYLQQVGVDFNKICGQAYDSATNFRVKLNEVVTEFKKEEPRVLYVHCHAHFFELAVISFCKGVKELRSALNTLSSLFNTVRMSGEMLASLQTMCKLNLNKTCKKHKSQSCWPAHDHLLLAVTDCLPEIIEMLESVSRRSSGTAVAAELDDLLVMVTKFEFIFCLKFLYRVLSITGILSREFQSETVDIFSLFSKIEAILECLSSERNDIYFKTIWDGAEEICKKITSKGFDVEKPSFQKRKIQRTVDPGNSEHMFFPTSADEQYKINIYYLGLDTVLKNLKLYFSEFDYCKMKQISELLLKWNEPLNEATAKHIQEFYKLDADITPELRFYRQYASLNFVTESGSVSFSDLGCLFIQHGLHNSIPCITKLLHIALSWPITSANNEKSFSTLPHLKTYLLRTMGQEKLSSLALIAVEQDLVNKLMEPERLGGIVEKFISQMKDT, encoded by the exons ATGAAGAGTATCCGGTTGGAGGACAGCAGTTGTAACAAAATCTTTTGTAGCCAATCTTGTCTTACATcatatgaagaaaaaagaaagccatgtGTTACTGTATATACTGATAGCTCTTTGCCTAAGTGCAGCATGTGTCAGAAGACATCTACT AAACCACCCAGAATACTTAGATCTTTTCCTTGCAAATCACTGAAACTGTCAGATGAAATGATTGTGATTACTAATGACTTGGGGAACATAGAGGTTTTCtgctctgtttgtttttcttcatacaACAGTGCTGTGATGGAATCTTCTTCAG TTAATGTATCCATGATGCAcagtgcctcaaaagagaatctctGTCCAAAGAAATATCCAGTTATAAGCAATATAATGTCATTGGTAAACAGTGGTGGTGACCTGGTCATGAGCACTGATCTACAAG GTGCACTTTCTTCTGTACCTACAAATGTCATTGTGAAC AACTCAGCCAGTGAGTCCAGCAGTGGTGTTGGTAATACGGACCAGCCAGGCCTCCTCCCACCTTGCTCAGAGCTCTGTGAGGACACAGCTGCTCCCAGTGAGGAAGTACAGAACAACAGTGAGACAAACCAGGATCCTAGACACAGCATGAAATCCATGAAAGAAAATGATAGACCATATATCTCAAAGTCTACATCCAcagaacaaaaaattaaaaaagagtggCGGCCTACTGAAGAGTCTTGGAGCCCAGGTCTCCAGCATCTGCATCCCAGCACTGTGAACGATGTCGCTTTCTGCTATTCTTGCTACTTGTTCTTCCAGAAAAAATTTAGCTGTCGGAGAGAAGCATTTGCAACCCAAGGAACTGCTGACTGGGAGAAAATGCTGGAAAATTTCAGAAAGCATGAAGAAAGTGACGTGCACTTAAAGTCACTGCAATTTTGGAGGCATTACCAGTTTCTTGATGCTGTTCCACATGACAGTTCATCTGTTTACTCAAAACAGattgaaggaaataaaaagtaCCTAAAGCTCATCATTGAGAACATTTTATTTCTTGGAAAACAATGCTTGCTCTTAAAAGAAAATGACCAGTCTATTTCATCCATTAATAAAGGCAATTTTTTGGAATTACTAGAAATTAGAGCAAGAGATAAAGGAGAAGTGTTTCGGCTTATGAGTTCACACATTGACTTCTATAGTAGTACACATGTTCAGGAGGAGATTATCGAAATGATAAAGGGTGAAATGTTGCAAGACATCGTGAGTGAGATCAACGCCTCCTCAGCCTTTTCAATAATCTGTGAGGAGATAGCTGGTAGTGCTGCTGAGAGACAGCTTTCAGTGTGTGTGAGGTACCCACAAAAAACACCAAGTGCTGTCTTTGTTAAAGAAAGGTTCCTGGGGTTTGTTACTGCCGAGGAGGTGACTGGGGTCCACGTACACAGGCGTATCAAAGCTTACCTGCAGCAGGTTGGAgttgattttaataaaatatgtggCCAAGCCTATGATAGTGCCACAAATTTTAGGGTAAAATTGAATGAAGTTGTAACAGAATTCAAGAAggaagagccaagagttctatatgTGCACTGTCATGCACATTTTTTTGAGTTAGCGGTGATTAGCTTTTGTAAGGGGGTGAAGGAGCTCCGCAGTGCACTAAACACTCTCAGCTCTTTGTTCAACACTGTCCGTATGTCTGGAGAAATGCTGGCGAGTTTGCAAACCATGTGTAAGCTAAATCTGAATAAAACTTGTAAGAAACACAAGTCACAGTCGTGTTGGCCAGCCCATGACCATTTGTTACTGGCTGTGACGGATTGCCTTCCAGAGATCATTGAAATGCTGGAGTCTGTGTCGCGCCGTTCCTCAGGCACAGCTGTGGCTGCTGAACTGGATGATTTGTTGGTAATGGTTACCAAGTTTGagtttatattttgtttgaaaTTTCTTTATAGAGTACTCAGTATCACAGGGATTCTTTCTAGAGAGTTTCAAAGTGAAACTGTCgacatcttttctttgttttcaaaaataGAAGCAATTTTGGAATGTTTATCTTCTGAAAGGaatgacatatattttaaaactatctgGGATGGAGCAGAGGAAATATGTAAAAAGATAACCAGCAAGGGTTTTGATGTTGAGAAACCctcttttcaaaaaagaaaaattcaaagaacAGTAGATCCTGGCAACTCAGAACATATGTTTTTTCCTACTTCAGCAGATgaacaatataaaattaatatttattacctAGGTCTGGATACtgtattaaaaaatttaaagttgtatTTTTCAGAGTTTGACTAttgcaaaatgaaacaaatttcaGAGCTGTTACTTAAGTGGAATGAACCACTAAATGAAGCGACAGCCAAGCACATCCAGGAGTTCTACAAGCTTGATGCGGACATCACGCCTGAGCTCAGGTTTTACCGGCAGTATGCAAGCCTCAACTTCGTCACAGAGAGTGGTTCCGTCAGCTTCAGTGACCTGGGCTGTTTGTTTATTCAGCACGGTCTCCACAATAGTATTCCTTGTATCACGAAactgctgcatattgctttatcTTGGCCAATTACTTCAGCAAATAATGAGAAGTCATTTTCCACGCTGCCTCATCTTAAAACATACTTACTTCGTACCATGGGACAAGAGAAACTTAGTAGCCTGGCTCTGATAGCTGTTGAGCAGGATCTGGTAAATAAATTGATGGAACCTGAAAGACTGGGGGGAATTGTTGAAAAGTTCATTAGTCAAATGAAAGATACATAA